In Streptomyces sp. NBC_00414, a single window of DNA contains:
- a CDS encoding copper chaperone PCu(A)C: protein MRQSLARTRSRLGDRGRLRDTALTVLVPLAACSVALAGLTTWTGTGRAGTPARIQVTDGRVLLPSAGVPETAAFFRLANEGGSADRLTRITSPKAPGGITLTRHRMNDNNGASRSTIDSLTVPAGGSLAMTPNGVDLTVSTVSGKWRAGDVVNFTFEFRYADPVTVLAVVQSAGNISFQ from the coding sequence ATGAGACAGTCCCTGGCCCGTACGAGGTCCCGGCTCGGCGACCGGGGGCGGCTGCGGGACACCGCACTGACCGTGCTCGTGCCCCTCGCGGCGTGCAGTGTGGCCCTTGCCGGCCTGACCACCTGGACCGGAACCGGAAGAGCCGGCACCCCGGCGCGTATACAGGTCACGGACGGACGCGTCCTGCTGCCTTCCGCGGGGGTGCCGGAGACGGCGGCGTTCTTCCGCCTCGCCAACGAGGGCGGCTCGGCCGACCGCCTGACGAGGATCACCTCGCCCAAGGCCCCCGGCGGCATCACGCTCACCCGGCACCGGATGAACGACAACAACGGTGCCTCCCGGTCCACGATCGACTCCCTCACCGTTCCGGCGGGAGGCAGCCTCGCCATGACACCGAACGGAGTGGACCTCACCGTCTCCACAGTCTCGGGAAAGTGGCGTGCGGGCGACGTCGTCAACTTCACCTTCGAGTTCCGGTACGCCGACCCGGTCACGGTGCTCGCCGTCGTCCAGTCCGCTGGAAACATCTCGTTCCAGTAG
- a CDS encoding aspartyl/asparaginyl beta-hydroxylase domain-containing protein encodes MTPEIEDAFAAIRRDHGADSIGRVERMLEPGGGGPRHPLQKGAKWILPGLSPTPWHDSYAHPELVPVVEALESAHSAIKEELESAWTVQREAFSDYEHYLARQENWKALYLYRGGRLVEEAADTVPTAHKVLKEFAVDTEKICPLLESHFSTLLPGASIAPHCDLWNFSINLHLAVDIPDGCTLTVAGETRSWQEGCCLLFDYSFEHAARNDGNRPRTCLLIDLWHPETTPPERQALTVLIEEIRRLMGD; translated from the coding sequence ATGACGCCAGAGATAGAGGACGCCTTCGCGGCGATCAGAAGAGACCACGGCGCGGACTCGATCGGCCGTGTGGAGCGGATGCTGGAGCCTGGCGGAGGCGGGCCGCGGCACCCACTCCAGAAGGGCGCCAAGTGGATCCTGCCGGGACTGTCCCCGACTCCCTGGCACGACTCCTATGCCCACCCCGAGCTGGTCCCGGTGGTCGAGGCCCTGGAATCAGCTCATTCAGCCATCAAGGAAGAACTGGAATCCGCGTGGACGGTTCAGCGCGAGGCGTTCTCCGACTACGAGCACTATCTTGCGCGCCAGGAGAACTGGAAAGCCCTCTACCTCTACCGGGGCGGACGTCTGGTCGAGGAAGCGGCCGACACGGTGCCGACGGCGCACAAAGTGCTCAAAGAGTTCGCCGTAGACACCGAGAAGATCTGCCCTCTGCTGGAGTCTCATTTCTCCACACTGCTGCCCGGAGCCTCGATCGCTCCGCATTGTGATCTGTGGAACTTCAGCATCAATCTGCACCTCGCCGTCGACATTCCGGACGGATGCACTCTTACGGTCGCGGGGGAGACCCGCTCCTGGCAGGAGGGGTGCTGCCTGCTCTTCGACTATTCCTTCGAGCATGCGGCGCGCAATGACGGAAACCGACCACGGACCTGTCTGCTCATAGACCTCTGGCATCCAGAAACAACGCCCCCCGAGCGGCAGGCGCTGACCGTCCTCATCGAAGAGATACGGCGCCTGATGGGGGATTAG
- a CDS encoding heavy-metal-associated domain-containing protein, translating to MAEKTYTVKGMSCGHCAASITEEVEEVPGVTDIDIDVPAGLVTVRGESMDDDAVRAAIVEAGYEVTRTVQGAAA from the coding sequence ATGGCTGAGAAGACCTACACCGTCAAAGGTATGAGCTGCGGCCACTGCGCGGCGAGCATCACCGAAGAGGTGGAGGAAGTGCCCGGTGTCACCGACATCGACATCGACGTCCCGGCCGGCCTGGTGACCGTACGAGGAGAATCGATGGACGACGACGCCGTACGTGCGGCGATCGTCGAGGCGGGCTACGAGGTGACACGAACCGTACAAGGTGCCGCAGCCTGA
- a CDS encoding DUF1775 domain-containing protein, translated as MYRLIPARRLRHACALSAAALAIAVATAGPAWAHAEVEAEGARALDQNVALTFSAESESGSAGITKLEVVLPKGIATSDITYEEGPKGWKFAPADQGYTVSGPKLPVGEDVEYVVTVRQLPDATSLVFKTLQTYSDGKVDRWIELEDTGGDDHGHGHPAPRLALKAAAPGAKLVSPSPSAEPTTEASSSAKPSTEASTPSADPAADTTEEDDGMSLAVPVGIAVVLLLLGGGVWWARKRRTGSA; from the coding sequence GTGTATCGCCTGATCCCGGCACGTCGACTGCGCCACGCCTGCGCTCTTTCAGCCGCCGCATTGGCGATCGCTGTCGCCACCGCAGGGCCCGCGTGGGCCCACGCGGAGGTCGAAGCGGAGGGCGCTAGGGCGCTCGACCAGAACGTGGCACTGACGTTCTCCGCTGAATCGGAGTCCGGCTCGGCCGGCATCACGAAACTGGAGGTGGTCCTTCCCAAAGGGATCGCCACGAGTGACATCACCTACGAAGAGGGCCCCAAAGGCTGGAAGTTCGCCCCAGCGGACCAGGGCTACACCGTCTCAGGACCGAAGCTGCCCGTGGGTGAGGACGTCGAGTACGTCGTCACCGTACGGCAGTTGCCCGATGCCACCTCGCTGGTCTTCAAGACCCTGCAGACCTACAGCGACGGCAAGGTCGACCGATGGATCGAACTGGAGGACACCGGCGGCGACGACCACGGGCACGGACATCCCGCTCCGCGCCTGGCGCTGAAGGCCGCGGCCCCGGGCGCGAAGCTCGTGAGCCCCAGCCCTTCGGCCGAGCCCACGACCGAAGCTTCCTCGTCCGCGAAGCCGAGCACAGAAGCGTCGACGCCGTCGGCCGATCCCGCGGCGGACACCACGGAGGAGGACGACGGTATGTCCCTCGCCGTGCCCGTCGGAATCGCAGTGGTGCTGCTCCTGCTCGGCGGCGGAGTCTGGTGGGCGCGGAAACGCCGTACCGGCTCGGCCTGA
- a CDS encoding heavy metal translocating P-type ATPase translates to MAAEPAMSLVVTDITVGGMTCAACVRRVEKKLAKLDGVTATVNLATGLARVSHPAEVAPQDLVTAVEQAGYQAALPAPPVREDEQRATDGTNETRTAAGKELERLLVTVLLSVPVLVLSMVPALQFRNWQWLCFALTVPVAVWSAWPFHERAVRNLRHSTATMDTLVSLGVVASFLWSAYALFLGGAGDPGMRMPFSLLPSASDGTAHIYLEAAVSVPLFVLTGRFLEARARRGTGAALRSLAELAAREVSVRDEHGERSIPIEKLRVGEIFVVRPGERVATDGRVTEGSSAVDLSLVTGESDPVEVSPGSALVGGAVNAGGLLLVRATAVGADTQLARITRLVTDAQAGKARAQRLADAVAGVFVPVVLTIAVTVLGFWLGAGADPQSALTACVAVLVVACPCALGLATPTALMAATGRGAQLGVLVSGPQTLEALQHVDTVVLDKTGTLTTGHMSVARMTTLSETLGQEEVLRLVGAVEQGSEHPLGRAITAYARRTLPKEPLPPVRDFTATPGSGVSGNVDGRTVEAISPEGQLPRVLADALDAAESAAHTPVLVRVHGRAEALIAVGDLVRPGSYRAVDRLRRLGIRPVLATGDRRAPAQAVADALGIEEVRARCSPEDKADLVSQLREDGHRVAVVGDGVNDAAALAGADLGIAMGSGTDVAIGAADLTLVRGDIEALADAALLARRTLRTIRVNLIWAFGYNAVTVPLAMVGLLNPMVAAAAMSASSVLVVCNSLRLRAWQPSSARGRVPRSGKAGAR, encoded by the coding sequence ATGGCGGCCGAACCGGCGATGAGCCTGGTGGTCACGGACATCACGGTCGGCGGGATGACCTGCGCGGCCTGTGTCCGCCGGGTGGAGAAGAAGCTCGCCAAACTGGACGGCGTCACGGCGACGGTGAACCTGGCCACGGGACTTGCCCGGGTCAGTCATCCGGCGGAGGTCGCACCCCAGGACCTGGTCACGGCTGTCGAGCAGGCCGGCTATCAGGCGGCCCTGCCCGCGCCGCCCGTACGCGAGGACGAGCAGAGGGCGACCGACGGCACAAACGAAACTCGAACCGCTGCCGGAAAGGAGCTCGAACGGCTCCTTGTGACCGTGCTGCTCTCGGTGCCGGTCCTGGTCCTGTCGATGGTGCCGGCGCTGCAGTTCCGCAACTGGCAGTGGCTGTGCTTCGCGCTGACCGTCCCGGTGGCGGTGTGGAGCGCCTGGCCCTTCCACGAGCGGGCGGTACGGAACCTGCGTCATTCCACGGCCACCATGGACACGCTCGTCTCCCTGGGCGTGGTCGCGTCCTTCCTCTGGTCGGCCTACGCGCTGTTCCTCGGGGGCGCGGGCGATCCCGGGATGCGGATGCCGTTCAGCCTCCTGCCGTCCGCGTCGGACGGAACGGCGCACATCTACCTCGAAGCGGCGGTGAGCGTACCGCTGTTCGTGCTCACGGGCCGGTTCCTGGAAGCGCGCGCACGACGCGGTACCGGCGCGGCGCTGAGGTCGCTGGCTGAACTGGCCGCCAGGGAGGTGTCGGTCCGCGACGAGCACGGGGAGCGTTCCATCCCCATCGAAAAGCTGCGTGTGGGAGAGATCTTCGTGGTGCGGCCGGGTGAGCGGGTCGCCACCGACGGGCGGGTGACGGAGGGCAGTTCCGCCGTGGACCTGTCCCTGGTCACCGGGGAGAGCGACCCCGTGGAGGTGAGCCCCGGTTCCGCGCTGGTCGGCGGTGCCGTCAACGCCGGCGGGCTGCTGCTGGTGCGCGCCACCGCTGTCGGCGCCGACACCCAACTGGCCCGTATCACCCGGCTGGTCACCGACGCGCAGGCAGGAAAGGCGCGGGCACAGCGGCTGGCCGACGCGGTGGCCGGCGTGTTCGTGCCCGTCGTCCTGACCATCGCGGTGACCGTCCTCGGGTTCTGGCTCGGCGCCGGAGCCGATCCGCAGTCCGCGCTCACCGCCTGTGTCGCCGTCCTGGTCGTGGCCTGTCCGTGCGCCCTGGGGCTGGCCACCCCGACCGCGCTGATGGCCGCGACCGGACGCGGTGCCCAGCTCGGAGTGCTGGTCAGCGGTCCGCAGACGCTGGAGGCGCTGCAGCACGTGGACACGGTCGTCCTGGACAAGACCGGCACGCTGACCACCGGTCACATGAGCGTGGCGCGGATGACCACCCTGTCGGAAACGCTCGGGCAGGAGGAGGTACTGCGGCTGGTGGGAGCGGTGGAGCAGGGCTCGGAACATCCGCTCGGACGGGCCATCACCGCGTACGCACGCCGAACGCTGCCCAAGGAACCGCTGCCCCCCGTGCGGGACTTCACCGCCACTCCGGGGAGCGGAGTCAGCGGGAACGTGGACGGACGCACGGTCGAAGCGATCTCGCCGGAGGGGCAGCTGCCGCGCGTACTGGCGGACGCCCTGGATGCCGCGGAAAGCGCCGCGCACACGCCCGTCCTGGTGCGGGTGCACGGCCGGGCCGAGGCGCTGATCGCCGTCGGAGACCTCGTACGGCCGGGCAGCTACCGGGCCGTGGACCGGCTGCGCCGGCTCGGTATCCGCCCCGTGCTCGCCACCGGTGACCGACGGGCCCCCGCCCAGGCGGTGGCCGATGCTCTCGGCATCGAGGAGGTGCGCGCCCGCTGCTCACCCGAGGACAAAGCTGACCTCGTAAGCCAGTTGCGGGAGGACGGTCACCGGGTCGCGGTCGTCGGCGACGGCGTGAACGACGCCGCCGCGCTCGCCGGTGCCGACCTGGGGATCGCCATGGGCAGCGGCACGGACGTGGCCATCGGAGCCGCCGACCTGACCCTGGTCCGCGGGGACATCGAGGCACTCGCCGACGCCGCCCTGCTGGCCCGGCGAACCCTCAGGACGATCCGCGTCAACCTGATATGGGCCTTCGGCTACAACGCCGTGACCGTGCCCCTCGCCATGGTCGGCCTGCTCAACCCCATGGTCGCCGCCGCCGCGATGTCCGCCAGCTCCGTGCTCGTGGTCTGCAACAGTCTGCGGCTGCGCGCCTGGCAGCCTTCCTCCGCACGAGGACGCGTACCGCGGTCCGGGAAAGCCGGTGCTCGATGA
- a CDS encoding RNA polymerase sigma factor: MITSVLPAVRDESRDDLITGWALAARGGDSDAFDLFVRALHPDVRRHVRFLGADHQGAEDLTQDTFVLTKGPGSRYMRQRASATAPPEPCGHASPAP, encoded by the coding sequence GTGATCACTTCCGTTCTGCCTGCCGTGCGCGACGAGTCGAGAGACGACTTGATCACGGGCTGGGCACTCGCCGCCCGCGGTGGCGACTCCGACGCCTTCGACCTCTTCGTCCGTGCTCTGCACCCGGACGTCCGCCGTCATGTGCGATTCCTCGGCGCCGACCATCAGGGTGCCGAGGACCTGACCCAGGACACCTTCGTCCTCACCAAGGGGCCGGGGTCGCGGTACATGAGGCAGCGGGCATCAGCGACCGCGCCGCCGGAACCGTGCGGTCACGCGTCGCCCGCGCCCTGA